From the Lathyrus oleraceus cultivar Zhongwan6 chromosome 4, CAAS_Psat_ZW6_1.0, whole genome shotgun sequence genome, one window contains:
- the LOC127074858 gene encoding dual specificity protein kinase YAK1 homolog, whose product MDEVRPEGSSSCSTEAEQTQSRDTIVETAPSFSPSGWCPRELAFAPFVPLVEDQQQKEDKRVNAAGKFSKYRAFVRKPLVARLTKEIVETYQICNPQFKYSEDLNPKRFLTSPSTGVLNDGYDNLNSDLILTVNLVLIHVEKSRRYTVKDLLGHGTFGQVAKCWDSDTNSFVAVKIIKNQPAYYQQALVEVTILTTLNKKYDPEDKHHIVRIFDYFVYQRHLCICFELLDTNLYELIKMNHFRGLSLGIVQLFSKQILCGLALLKDAGIIHCDLKPENILLCASTVKPAEIKIIDFGSACMENRTVYSYIQSRYYRSPEVLLGYQYTTAIDMWSFGCIVAELFLGLPLFPGASEFDLLKRMIEIIGGQPPDYVLRDAKNTSKFFKCIGSLQNIEISEGSKNGSVYQALTEEEYEARDLKKPSIGKEYFKHMNLEAIVSNYPYRKNLPQEDIAKESQIRLALIDFLRGLVEFDPAKRWSPFQASKHPFVTGEPFTHPYRPSPETPHIPVVQNIKVDNHKGGGHWFAAGLSPNVAGKNRASLYSSPHFQMVQHPPANSFGSVGSHGSYNDNAGLGSSYGSYGESSNMFAYYSPIGPSGMNMHSQGGMAMLGNSPDARRRVKYQPGNGLGVSPSGGNFAPLPLGASPSQFTPPSSYSQISVGSPGHFGPTSPARGTSHGSPLGKSAAVSQFNRRKNWGHSGSPQTQETTFSSHWHGQYPDSLSQAEGTSQAPGSSPSYLQSNINPGNWKQRGSLSANQNIPSMIMPGSNMNSQSTELLHDNMETGFSLPDPGDWDPNYSDELLLQEGGSDESSLTTEFGRSMNLVSSEPWSGFGRLDHVSNSSSPITMQRLNGPGQTFSNVEMGSSPTHDPQAAYIPSISKPFHLMPHVLQNSPSRFGHQSVQRFTHGRPPQGSDWNQIKIQAPSGFSNVGPRSPRNASFTGSMTWGRRMNPPISSIPPISNIPPSSRSRKDYARID is encoded by the exons ATGGATGAGGTTAGACCTGAAGGTAGTAGTAGTTGTAGTACTGAAGCGGAGCAGACTCAGTCCAGAGACACGATTGTTGAAACGGCGCCTTCTTTCTCTCCATCAGGATGGTGTCCCAGGGAGCTTGCCTTTGCTCCTTTTGTGCCGCTGGTTGAAGACCAGCAACAAAAAGAAGATAAACGAGTTAATGCTGCTGGAAAGTTCTCAAAGTATCGTGCATTTGTTAGGAAGCCT TTGGTGGCAAGATTGACCAAGGAAATAGTTGAAACATATCAAATATGCAATCCACAGTTTAAATATTCCGAAGATCTAAATCCAAAGAGATTTTTGACCAGCCCATCTACCGGAGTGCTTAATGATGGCTATGATAATCTAAACTCAGATCTTATTCTGACAGTGAATTTGGTCTTGATTCATGTAGAGAAAAGTAGAAG ATATACTGTCAAAGATCTCCTTGGCCACGGGACATTTGGACAAGTGGCCAAATGCTGGGATTCAGATACCAACAGTTTTGTTGCTGTGAAGATCATTAAAAATCAACCTGCATACTATCAACAGGCGCTGGTTGAAGTAACTATTTTAACAACG CTAAATAAGAAGTACGACCCTGAGGATAAGCATCACATTGTTCGTATATTTGATTATTTTGTATATCAGCGGCATTTGTGCATATGCTTTGAACTGCTGGACACAAACCT GTATGAGCTTATCAAAATGAATCATTTTAGGGGATTGTCACTTGGTATTGTTCAGCTGTTCTCCAAGCAG ATTTTATGTGGATTGGCTCTATTAAAAGATGCTGGCATTATTCATTGTGATCTGAAGCCAGAAAACATTCTTTTATGTGCGAG CACTGTGAAGCCAGCAGAAATAAAGATTATTGACTTTGGATCAGCATGCATGGAAAACCGCACTGTATATTCCTATATTCAG AGTCGATACTATAGGTCTCCTGAGGTTCTTCTTGGATATCA ATACACAACAGCTATTGATATGTGGTCCTTTGGGTGCATAGTGGCGGAATTATTTCTCGGATTACCATTATTCCCTGGGGCTTCAGAATTTGATCTTTTGAAAAGGATGATTGAAATAATTGG AGGACAACCACCTGATTATGTACTACGTGACGCTAAAAACACTAGTAAATTCTTTAAGTGTATTGGGAGTCTCCAAAACATAGAAATCAGCGAGGGTTCCAAAAATGGAAGTGTTTATCAAGCATTGACAGAGGAAGAATATGAAGCT AGAGATTTGAAGAAGCCATCAATTGGAAAAGAGTATTTTAAGCATATGAATCTTGAAGCAATTGTTTCAAACTACCCCTACAGGAAAAACCTACCTCAGGAAGATATTGCCAAAG AAAGTCAAATACGATTGGCTCTTATTGACTTTTTGAGAGGGCTTGTTGAATTTGACCCTGCAAAACGTTGGTCTCCCTTTCAG GCTTCCAAACACCCTTTTGTAACTGGGGAACCTTTTACTCACCCTTACAGACCTTCCCCCGAGACACCTCACATT CCGGTAGTTCAAAATATCAAGGTTGATAATCATAAAGGTGGAGGGCACTGGTTTGCTGCTGGCCTATCACCAAAT GTTGCAGGAAAAAACAGAGCTTCCCTCTATAGTAGTCCACATTTTCAGATGGTGCAACATCCACCTGCAAATAGTTTTGGTAGTGTTGGAAGCCATGGGAGCTATAATGATAATGCTGGGCTTGGAAGCAGCTATGGCAGTTATGGAGAGAGCAGTAACATGTTTGCTTATTATTCACCTATTGGTCCATCTGGCATGAATATGCACAGTCAGGGTGGTATGGCAATGCTTGGAAATAGTCCTGATGCTCGAAGAAGAGTTAAGTACCAACCGGGGAATGGATTGGGTGTAAGTCCATCTGGTGGAAATTTTGCTCCCTTGCCTCTTGGTGCCAGTCCATCTCAATTTACTCCACCAAGTTCATATAGTCAGATTTCAGTTGGTTCACCAGGACATTTTGGACCTACATCTCCTGCAAGAGGAACCTCTCATGGATCCCCTTTAGGCAAGTCGGCTGCAGTTAGCCAGTTTAATAGAAGGAAAAACTGGGGGCATTCTGGAAGTCCACAAACCCAAGAAACAACTTTTTCTTCACATTGGCATGGTCAATATCCTGATAGCTTAAGTCAAGCTGAGGGAACATCACAGGCTCCTGGCAGTTCACCATCATATCTACAATCAAATATTAATCCTGGAAACTGGAAGCAGCGTGGAAGCTTATCTGCTAATCAGAACATTCCATCCATGATTATGCCTGGTTCTAATATGAACTCACAATCAACTGAATTGCTTCATGACAATATGGAGACAGGTTTTTCACTGCCTGACCCTGGAGATTGGGACCCTAATTATAG TGATGAACTTCTTCTGCAAGAAGGTGGTTCAGATGAAAGCTCTTTGACAACTGAGTTTGGCAGAAGTATGAATCTTGTTTCCAGTGAACCATGGTCTGGATTCGGAAGGTTGGACCATGTCTCCAACTCAAGTTCTCCAATAACCATGCAGAG ACTAAATGGACCTGGTCAAACATTTTCTAATGTTGAGATGGGTAGCTCCCCAACACATGATCCCCAAGCAGCATATATACCTTCTATCTCAAAGCCTTTTCATCTCATGCCGCATGTTTTACAAAATTCTCCAAGCCGTTTTGGACACCAATCTGTTCAAAGATTTACACATGGTAGACCTCCTCAGGGTAGTGACTGGAATCAAATTAAGATTCAGGCTCCTTCTGGTTTCAGCAATGTGGGCCCGCGTTCTCCCAGGAATGCCTCATTCACCGGCAGTATGACGTGGG GGCGAAGAATGAATCCTCCTATCTCAAGCATTCCTCCTATCTCAAACATACCGCCCTCATCTCGTTCAAGAAAAGACTATGCAAGGATAGACTAG